In Litoribrevibacter albus, a single window of DNA contains:
- a CDS encoding paraquat-inducible protein A, with protein sequence MDQFVVAKDQGLVGCSVCHHTMKMPAEQSFAQCSRCGHKVFFRQPKSVSTTWSLVLTGFVLFVLANVYPIMTVTYLGSESTDTIISGVIALIDMDMVAIAMIVFIASIAVPLLKLLALLILLIVVDRKIPLNQHQSALAYRIVEVIGKWSMLDLFVVSILVTLVDLGGIASITAGTGATAFSAVVVITMMAAHAFDPKLIWDLDTRLDPTNPTKIKEES encoded by the coding sequence TTGGATCAGTTTGTCGTCGCAAAAGACCAAGGCTTAGTTGGTTGCTCTGTTTGTCATCATACGATGAAGATGCCTGCCGAACAGTCTTTTGCTCAGTGCTCTCGTTGTGGTCATAAGGTGTTCTTTCGTCAGCCAAAGAGCGTTTCAACCACCTGGTCATTAGTACTGACCGGATTTGTACTCTTCGTGTTAGCCAATGTTTACCCGATCATGACGGTGACATATCTCGGTTCTGAATCAACGGATACCATTATCTCTGGTGTTATTGCTTTGATTGATATGGACATGGTGGCCATTGCGATGATCGTGTTTATTGCCAGTATTGCAGTGCCTTTGTTGAAGTTATTAGCCTTGCTTATTTTGCTGATAGTGGTCGATCGAAAAATTCCACTGAATCAACATCAAAGTGCGCTGGCTTATCGCATTGTTGAAGTGATTGGTAAGTGGTCCATGCTGGACTTATTTGTAGTATCAATTTTGGTAACGCTGGTGGATTTAGGTGGCATCGCCAGTATTACGGCGGGTACCGGTGCGACTGCATTTTCTGCCGTTGTTGTTATTACCATGATGGCTGCCCATGCGTTTGATCCTAAATTAATATGGGATCTGGACACTAGGTTAGACCCAACCAACCCTACTAAGATCAAGGAAGAATCGTGA
- a CDS encoding AMP-binding protein, with protein sequence MKSMRRASLPFAEVSNNADSPSVMLQQIMQVAERTPNQVALRGVDVSSNAANGNAVNGVEKTLTFKELKEAINTFSLILKTRKVKRLALIADNSFDWVIIDLACIDAGVGLLPIPLYFTEAQRDHAISNSGVDACVSLNSEQGIEKAQWTSYIVSPEATDICYDKITYTSGSTGTPKGVRLEQALIDDVVTSLSTVVDGVTSDLPRHLCTLPLATLLENIAGVYVPLTKGGEVILLPCSQLGFEGSSRINPEIWAYQLAKWQPKSIILTPELLKLLVYVKEKFGVRLDSLEFVAVGGAKVSDALLSQASDAGIPVFQGYGLSEVASVVALNANTDRSSKPSSVGKPLPHLTVQIADDGEILVSPKSSPDKIIHTGDLGRIDDDGCLYVNGRKKNLLISSFGRNVSPEWIESQVLASPFVHQCLVVGDGQPMLMALIVPTPLLESAQSARAIEQHLKAMNVGLPDYAQVKHWLLLSKPFSAESGTLTPNGRPRRQQIIQHYQNEIQNKYQEISIMQADQSIEPKGAKPSNTQIPFFKQLCVGTEQARQRLLSNPMFAAAEQGNITKEDYVAFLEQAYHHVKHTVPLLMTCGGRLSDSYEWLREAVAEYIDEEKGHQEWILNDIAACGGDKERVRVDDPWPSTELMVAYAYDSIQRKNPLAFFGMVHVLEGTSVSVATALANKIQTTLDLPNQAFSYLFSHGSLDLEHVDFFEQLMNKVTDEQDQKAIIHAANQFYELYGNIFRQLADAKQQRETSTKETPVVKSARTDDQAEGVEHVV encoded by the coding sequence ATGAAATCAATGAGACGTGCCAGTTTGCCTTTTGCTGAGGTTTCTAATAATGCTGATTCGCCCTCGGTGATGTTGCAGCAAATCATGCAAGTGGCTGAACGTACACCAAACCAGGTGGCATTACGTGGTGTCGATGTAAGTAGTAATGCTGCAAATGGTAATGCTGTAAATGGTGTCGAGAAAACCTTGACCTTTAAAGAGCTTAAAGAAGCTATTAATACCTTTAGTTTGATATTGAAAACCCGAAAGGTGAAGCGTCTAGCTCTGATTGCGGATAACTCGTTTGATTGGGTCATCATTGATTTAGCATGCATTGATGCGGGCGTTGGTTTATTACCGATACCTTTGTACTTCACTGAAGCCCAACGAGATCATGCTATCAGTAACAGTGGTGTTGATGCGTGTGTGAGTTTGAATTCAGAGCAAGGCATTGAAAAAGCTCAGTGGACAAGTTATATCGTTTCGCCAGAGGCAACAGATATTTGCTATGACAAGATTACTTACACCTCTGGTTCTACTGGTACTCCAAAAGGTGTCCGCCTTGAACAGGCATTAATTGATGATGTGGTGACCTCATTATCTACAGTGGTTGATGGGGTGACCAGTGACCTGCCTCGTCACCTCTGTACGCTGCCATTAGCGACCTTGCTGGAAAACATTGCCGGTGTGTATGTGCCTCTAACGAAAGGTGGAGAGGTTATTTTACTGCCTTGTTCGCAATTGGGATTTGAAGGTTCCAGCCGAATTAATCCTGAGATCTGGGCTTACCAATTAGCCAAGTGGCAGCCGAAGTCGATCATCCTCACTCCTGAGCTATTAAAGCTGCTTGTTTATGTGAAGGAAAAATTTGGTGTACGTCTGGACTCGTTGGAATTTGTGGCTGTCGGTGGTGCAAAGGTTTCAGATGCGTTGCTTTCTCAGGCCAGTGACGCAGGCATTCCTGTTTTTCAGGGGTACGGTCTTTCTGAAGTGGCTTCAGTTGTAGCATTAAACGCTAATACTGATCGGAGCAGTAAACCTTCGAGTGTGGGGAAACCACTACCTCATTTAACGGTTCAAATTGCGGATGATGGCGAGATTCTCGTTAGCCCAAAATCCTCTCCAGACAAAATCATTCACACTGGTGATCTTGGGCGAATTGATGATGACGGCTGTTTATATGTGAACGGCCGCAAGAAAAATCTGCTCATTTCCAGTTTTGGCCGCAACGTCTCTCCTGAATGGATTGAAAGTCAGGTTTTGGCTTCTCCTTTTGTTCACCAATGTTTAGTGGTGGGAGACGGACAGCCAATGTTGATGGCATTGATTGTACCCACGCCGCTACTGGAATCAGCGCAGTCAGCCAGGGCCATCGAACAACATCTTAAAGCAATGAATGTGGGGCTGCCTGATTATGCCCAGGTAAAGCACTGGTTATTGCTTAGCAAACCTTTTTCTGCTGAGAGCGGAACCTTAACACCGAACGGACGCCCTCGACGACAACAGATCATTCAGCACTATCAAAACGAAATTCAGAATAAGTATCAGGAGATTTCCATCATGCAGGCGGATCAATCAATAGAGCCTAAAGGGGCTAAGCCCTCAAATACACAGATCCCATTCTTTAAACAATTATGTGTCGGAACTGAGCAGGCAAGACAACGTTTGTTGAGTAATCCAATGTTTGCGGCGGCAGAACAGGGCAACATCACCAAAGAAGATTATGTGGCTTTTTTAGAGCAAGCCTATCATCACGTGAAGCATACCGTTCCATTGCTGATGACGTGTGGTGGTCGATTGTCGGATTCTTATGAATGGTTACGCGAGGCGGTCGCGGAATACATTGATGAAGAGAAAGGCCATCAAGAGTGGATTTTGAATGATATTGCGGCATGCGGGGGCGATAAGGAGCGGGTTCGAGTGGATGACCCCTGGCCGTCTACCGAATTGATGGTGGCTTATGCCTATGACTCGATTCAGCGAAAAAATCCATTGGCATTTTTTGGCATGGTGCATGTGCTTGAGGGAACCAGTGTTTCGGTAGCGACGGCTTTGGCGAACAAAATTCAGACGACGCTTGATCTGCCAAACCAAGCATTCAGTTACTTATTTTCTCACGGCAGTTTGGATTTAGAGCATGTGGATTTCTTTGAGCAATTGATGAATAAGGTAACGGACGAACAAGATCAAAAAGCTATCATTCATGCAGCGAATCAGTTCTATGAACTCTATGGAAATATTTTCAGACAACTAGCGGATGCCAAGCAGCAACGTGAAACGTCTACGAAAGAAACTCCAGTAGTGAAATCGGCCAGAACAGATGATCAGGCTGAGGGGGTAGAACATGTCGTATAG
- a CDS encoding paraquat-inducible protein A gives MTKSIEMMVCHECDLLVSIPALNEGNSVSCPRCKGALIKHYRSRLLPPLLIAFSGLLLFIPANFLPIMTLSILGNDGENTMVKGVFRLAVDGYWWMAILVLFCSIVVPLIKFLLVFFVSLRAYLNWWGKDVIYALRLHKKIEAWGMLDVYLIAILLSYIKLMDMGDIVIDIGLFCFLTFLVLDILVTTRFEPGEVWRRMEKEGSDWISLSSQKTKA, from the coding sequence ATGACTAAGAGCATTGAAATGATGGTGTGTCATGAATGTGACCTCTTAGTTTCTATTCCCGCGCTTAATGAAGGTAACTCTGTCAGTTGCCCGCGTTGTAAGGGTGCACTGATCAAACACTATCGAAGTCGTTTATTACCCCCGTTATTAATTGCATTCAGCGGCTTACTGCTATTTATTCCTGCCAACTTTTTACCCATCATGACCTTATCAATTCTGGGGAACGATGGTGAAAATACCATGGTCAAAGGGGTCTTCCGATTGGCTGTTGATGGCTATTGGTGGATGGCAATTCTGGTTCTTTTTTGCAGTATAGTGGTGCCCCTGATTAAGTTTCTACTGGTCTTCTTTGTCTCCTTGAGAGCCTATCTTAACTGGTGGGGCAAGGATGTTATCTATGCACTGAGATTACACAAGAAAATAGAAGCTTGGGGGATGCTGGATGTGTATTTGATCGCCATCCTGTTGTCTTACATTAAGCTGATGGACATGGGCGACATTGTGATCGATATCGGATTGTTCTGCTTTTTGACCTTCTTGGTTCTGGATATTTTAGTCACTACCCGATTTGAACCCGGTGAAGTGTGGCGTCGAATGGAAAAGGAGGGCAGCGATTGGATCAGTTTGTCGTCGCAAAAGACCAAGGCTTAG
- a CDS encoding regulatory protein RecX — MEKTDSQSENDSTESMKKTLYSELKNKAIGLLARREYSSQELTSKLLSHSHSHSMPMDDVAIIVADVIEQLQGLGYQSDYRFTAMFIRHKAQTGNGPLKISRELSFKGGDRALFDQVVEEEQIDFFENALALMQRKFSIEQLKDYQAYQKAFRYLANRGFTTDQIKYAKETLLEAE; from the coding sequence ATGGAGAAAACTGATAGCCAATCTGAAAACGACTCTACTGAGTCGATGAAGAAAACGCTCTATAGTGAGCTTAAAAATAAAGCCATTGGCTTGTTAGCTCGCAGAGAATACTCATCTCAAGAATTGACATCTAAGCTACTCTCTCATTCTCATTCTCATTCTATGCCCATGGATGACGTTGCGATCATCGTGGCGGATGTGATTGAACAGCTGCAAGGTTTAGGGTATCAAAGCGATTATCGATTTACGGCCATGTTCATCAGGCATAAAGCTCAGACGGGCAATGGCCCGTTAAAAATTTCTCGTGAGCTGTCCTTCAAAGGTGGTGATCGGGCTTTGTTTGATCAGGTTGTGGAAGAGGAGCAGATCGATTTCTTCGAGAACGCTTTGGCATTAATGCAACGTAAGTTCTCAATTGAGCAGCTCAAAGACTACCAAGCTTACCAAAAAGCATTTCGCTATTTAGCTAATCGAGGCTTCACCACCGACCAAATCAAATACGCGAAAGAAACGTTATTAGAGGCCGAGTGA
- a CDS encoding thermostable hemolysin: MNKSTLPSYERDPLSPLAPEPRLHSVKSSPFQIQKKDEHSSASSLNSKPAAFEVVEAAANGRIRQASESFIQQVFGEKYNAEVNVFLMHLVALFKSGSIACVVGYQAADEVSKLYLEQYLDAPIEQVIAQVTGQTPGRNQIVEVGNLASTNPGSFRQLFFLLSKLFYQQEHQWIAFTASSFLLETFDAFGVEWTEIAKADPSKLVDHSSDWGSYYQSSPSVIVANVGKGISRLMANPVFRRMFDQAPEIVVEGERS; encoded by the coding sequence ATGAACAAATCTACATTGCCTTCCTATGAAAGAGACCCTCTTTCACCTTTGGCACCAGAGCCGCGTTTGCATTCGGTTAAATCATCGCCTTTCCAAATTCAAAAGAAAGATGAGCATTCATCTGCATCTAGCCTAAATTCAAAGCCTGCCGCGTTTGAAGTGGTAGAAGCTGCAGCGAATGGTCGAATTCGCCAGGCATCTGAATCCTTTATCCAGCAAGTATTCGGTGAAAAATATAACGCTGAAGTGAATGTCTTTTTGATGCATTTGGTTGCACTGTTTAAGTCAGGCTCCATTGCATGTGTGGTGGGTTATCAGGCAGCAGATGAGGTTTCAAAACTGTATCTGGAACAGTATCTGGATGCCCCCATTGAACAGGTTATTGCACAGGTAACCGGTCAGACGCCTGGCCGAAATCAAATCGTTGAAGTTGGCAACCTTGCCTCGACCAACCCTGGATCTTTCCGCCAGTTGTTTTTCTTGTTGTCAAAATTGTTTTACCAACAAGAGCATCAATGGATCGCGTTTACGGCCTCTTCTTTTTTGTTAGAGACGTTTGATGCGTTTGGGGTTGAGTGGACTGAGATTGCTAAGGCCGATCCGTCGAAGTTGGTTGATCACTCTTCTGATTGGGGATCTTACTATCAATCATCGCCATCGGTGATCGTTGCGAATGTTGGTAAAGGCATCAGCCGTTTAATGGCTAATCCGGTCTTTCGTAGGATGTTTGATCAGGCACCTGAAATCGTTGTTGAAGGGGAGCGTTCATGA
- a CDS encoding S1C family serine protease: MMVRWFKSFFVVSSLVLFSVISSSTWAVDVSEGYLKIMNSVVVLKTIVHEQQVSPQGITEKKTSELGSGVIIDPKGLVLTASHVVNLAESIEVTFKTGETTTAKVVSSSYLADVALIQLETVPESISVSSLGDSDKLKVGQEVFLVGAPYGLEHTLSVGNVSGRRVYDDLISMEFIQTDAAINSGSSGGPMYTTEGELVGIVSHIRSRSGGNEGLGFVASINMIEDLLLNRPPSWIGADIIPIKGELARALNVPHSQGLLVQRVAKGSPAERLGLKPGILPVQIPGAADIMIGGDVIIQVGPHPIFVSKDGFLNVRDYLSSRDGPLQLTVWRGGEWVILYGEN; encoded by the coding sequence ATGATGGTTAGGTGGTTTAAGAGTTTCTTTGTTGTCTCTTCGTTAGTGCTATTCAGTGTAATCAGTTCCAGCACGTGGGCCGTAGATGTCAGTGAGGGTTACCTGAAAATCATGAACAGTGTGGTGGTATTAAAAACCATCGTTCATGAACAGCAGGTTTCACCTCAAGGAATTACCGAAAAGAAAACCTCTGAATTAGGTTCCGGGGTGATTATAGATCCCAAAGGCTTGGTGTTAACGGCGTCTCATGTGGTGAATCTGGCCGAGAGTATTGAAGTAACCTTTAAGACGGGCGAAACCACGACTGCAAAGGTGGTGAGTAGTTCCTATCTGGCCGATGTCGCGTTGATTCAGTTGGAAACAGTACCGGAATCCATATCCGTATCCAGTCTGGGAGATTCCGATAAGTTAAAGGTAGGACAAGAGGTCTTTCTTGTCGGCGCGCCATACGGACTGGAGCATACCTTGTCGGTAGGTAATGTCAGTGGTCGTCGGGTCTATGATGATTTGATTTCGATGGAATTCATTCAAACCGATGCAGCGATCAATTCGGGCAGTTCCGGTGGCCCGATGTACACCACCGAAGGTGAGTTGGTGGGCATCGTCAGTCATATCCGTTCCCGATCGGGTGGAAATGAGGGGCTGGGCTTTGTTGCCAGTATCAACATGATTGAAGATCTTCTGCTCAATCGTCCGCCTTCCTGGATTGGTGCGGACATCATCCCAATCAAAGGCGAGTTGGCTCGGGCGTTGAATGTTCCTCATTCACAAGGGTTGTTAGTTCAGCGCGTCGCGAAGGGGTCACCTGCGGAGCGTTTGGGGTTAAAACCGGGAATTTTGCCGGTGCAGATTCCGGGAGCGGCAGACATCATGATTGGTGGTGATGTGATTATTCAAGTTGGGCCTCATCCGATTTTTGTCTCTAAAGACGGATTCTTGAATGTCCGGGACTACCTTTCCAGTCGAGATGGACCATTGCAGTTAACGGTTTGGCGCGGTGGAGAGTGGGTGATTTTGTATGGAGAAAACTGA
- the recA gene encoding recombinase RecA, producing the protein MDDNRKKALDAALSQIERQFGKGAVMKMGDAPREQIPSVSTGSLGLDIALGIGGLPYGRIVEIYGPESSGKTTLTLSTIAEAQKQGKTCAFIDAEHALDPIYAEKLGVNVDELLVSQPDTGEQALEIADMLVRSNAVDVLVVDSVAALTPKAEIEGEMGDTHVGLQARLMSQALRKLTGNIKQSGCLAIFINQIRMKIGVMFGNPETTTGGNALKFYASVRLDIRRTGSIKDGDEVVGNETRVKVVKNKVSPPFKQAEFQIMYGSGIYRLGEVIDLGVKLGLVQKAGAWYSYNGDKIGQGKANAAKYLEEHMDIANEIESNIRSQLLETITPVAEKAPEEGELEL; encoded by the coding sequence GTGGACGACAATAGAAAAAAAGCTCTGGATGCCGCACTAAGTCAAATCGAACGTCAATTCGGTAAAGGTGCTGTAATGAAAATGGGGGATGCCCCTCGTGAACAAATCCCTTCTGTTTCAACAGGTTCTTTGGGGTTGGACATTGCATTAGGCATTGGTGGCTTACCTTATGGTCGTATCGTTGAAATCTATGGTCCTGAATCATCTGGTAAAACAACCTTAACCTTGAGCACCATTGCTGAAGCTCAAAAACAAGGAAAGACGTGTGCGTTCATTGATGCTGAACACGCTCTGGACCCTATTTACGCTGAAAAGCTTGGCGTTAATGTTGACGAGTTGTTAGTTTCTCAGCCAGATACTGGTGAACAAGCGCTTGAAATCGCAGACATGCTGGTTCGTTCAAATGCAGTTGATGTGTTAGTTGTGGACTCAGTAGCAGCCTTGACGCCAAAAGCGGAAATTGAAGGTGAAATGGGCGATACGCACGTAGGTCTTCAAGCACGTTTGATGTCGCAAGCTCTTCGTAAGCTAACCGGTAACATTAAACAGTCTGGCTGTTTGGCGATCTTTATTAACCAGATTCGTATGAAGATCGGTGTAATGTTCGGCAACCCGGAAACCACTACTGGTGGTAATGCACTTAAATTCTATGCGTCTGTACGCTTAGACATTCGTCGTACCGGTTCTATTAAAGACGGTGACGAAGTGGTAGGTAACGAAACTCGCGTTAAAGTGGTTAAGAACAAGGTTTCTCCTCCGTTTAAACAAGCCGAATTCCAAATCATGTATGGTTCTGGTATTTATCGCTTGGGCGAAGTGATCGATCTGGGTGTGAAGCTTGGTTTGGTTCAAAAAGCCGGAGCATGGTATAGCTACAATGGCGATAAGATTGGTCAGGGTAAAGCGAATGCCGCCAAATACCTTGAAGAGCATATGGACATTGCAAACGAGATTGAATCCAATATCCGTAGCCAGTTACTAGAAACCATTACTCCAGTGGCTGAAAAAGCACCTGAAGAAGGTGAGTTGGAACTGTAA
- a CDS encoding response regulator transcription factor, translating to MRILLVEDDELLGDGLSSALKMSGNTIDWVKDGVSALHAILSEAFDCVVLDLGLPGMDGLDVLKKCRAQHKQVPIMVLTARDQIQDRVKGLDLGADDYLLKPFDIDELEARLRALVRRSGGSARPEIELGDVVILPDQRRVLKQGQEVTLSRKEYELLFELASHPGQVFERSRLEELLYGWEEDLESNAMEVHVHHLRKKLGKTLIKTVRGIGYCLNLSE from the coding sequence GTGCGTATTTTGTTGGTGGAAGATGATGAACTCCTGGGCGATGGTTTGTCGTCAGCATTGAAGATGAGTGGAAATACCATCGATTGGGTAAAGGATGGGGTGTCTGCGTTACATGCTATTTTGTCTGAAGCCTTCGATTGCGTTGTTTTGGATTTGGGATTGCCGGGCATGGATGGTTTGGATGTGCTTAAGAAGTGTCGAGCACAACACAAGCAAGTGCCGATTATGGTTTTGACGGCACGGGATCAAATACAGGATCGGGTCAAAGGATTGGATTTAGGCGCCGATGATTACTTACTTAAGCCGTTTGATATTGATGAGCTGGAAGCCAGGCTGCGGGCTTTGGTTCGACGCTCGGGAGGATCCGCACGTCCCGAGATCGAGTTAGGGGATGTCGTTATTCTTCCTGATCAACGACGCGTATTGAAACAAGGCCAAGAGGTGACGCTCAGTCGCAAAGAGTATGAACTTCTGTTTGAGTTGGCATCTCACCCGGGCCAAGTGTTTGAGCGCAGTCGCTTAGAAGAGCTTTTGTATGGTTGGGAAGAAGATTTGGAAAGTAATGCGATGGAAGTGCATGTCCATCATCTACGGAAAAAACTGGGGAAAACCCTGATTAAAACCGTTCGCGGTATCGGTTATTGTCTTAACTTATCTGAGTAA
- a CDS encoding tetratricopeptide repeat protein: MWSILNVNRSSAVRVGRAKGLFFYVKNLFSVLLGSCLVFSSALVSANNELSDEALALAQEWAHIQYEVPKQDKLEQFEQLIDKAHQSLAAHPDQPDLLIWNGIITSVYAGEVGGLSALGKVKEAKAYYEQALKIDERALNGSAYASLATLYYKVPGWPLSFGDSDMAREYFRKALEIAPDSIDSNYLYASYLVEEDGEDSYDLARQYLQRAMASDPRPLRPLADQGRRQEIKHLLDQLKE; the protein is encoded by the coding sequence ATGTGGTCAATTTTAAACGTTAATAGATCATCTGCAGTACGAGTCGGCAGAGCCAAGGGATTGTTCTTTTATGTGAAAAATCTATTCAGTGTTTTGTTGGGAAGTTGTCTGGTTTTCTCTTCAGCATTGGTCTCAGCTAATAATGAACTCTCAGACGAAGCATTGGCATTGGCTCAGGAATGGGCGCATATCCAGTATGAAGTGCCGAAGCAAGATAAGCTGGAACAGTTTGAGCAGTTAATTGATAAGGCGCATCAGTCGTTGGCTGCTCATCCAGATCAACCAGATCTATTGATCTGGAACGGTATCATTACCAGTGTTTATGCGGGTGAAGTCGGGGGCTTGAGCGCGTTAGGCAAAGTGAAGGAAGCGAAAGCGTATTATGAACAGGCGCTAAAGATTGATGAGCGAGCTTTAAACGGTTCTGCGTATGCCAGTCTTGCAACCTTGTATTACAAAGTCCCAGGCTGGCCTTTATCCTTTGGTGATAGTGATATGGCGCGCGAATATTTTCGCAAGGCGTTAGAGATTGCGCCCGACAGTATTGACAGTAATTATCTGTATGCGAGTTATTTGGTCGAAGAAGACGGTGAAGACAGCTATGATTTAGCTCGTCAATATTTGCAGAGAGCAATGGCGTCTGATCCAAGACCATTACGCCCATTGGCGGATCAAGGTCGCCGACAAGAAATTAAGCACTTATTGGATCAGCTGAAAGAATAA
- a CDS encoding ATP-binding protein has protein sequence MTFLFGRRSIRQFLLVSLILLVSIAGSLTAFFSYHETKEEVEELFDAELAQMARILQSMMAHYLNSPYLDSQTKEQSTSMLQFQPYLSFEKDKALEEAHEQQEYEESLTTKGHKYEKKLAFQVWGASQQTLITSDPSTEWNPETLLPGYWDITVSKRLWRIFVLKDDQSGLTILVGQRRSIRDGMVTEIGVSTLMIPLVLTPLLAILVWVLVGYGLKPVRVISKELKYRDYSNLNAISREGVPSELVILVDSMNALFRRVLNSATREQQFTADAAHELRTPLAGTKIQLQNALRVAESEDTKKFIQQSLKGIDRLTGMVEQLLMLSRLDHQKTLQDKQPLNLTLVCQEVMNEYSNEAADKHIVWDVQCDSGVSVEGNPGAIRILFKNLIENAVRYTNDNSTITVKVQAENVQILDQGPGIPNEELDRVMERFYRAHDVQGMGSGLGLSICQQVAEMHGMQLYLANRDDGIHGLCATVAWGSEAL, from the coding sequence ATGACCTTTCTATTCGGGCGTCGAAGCATTCGTCAGTTCTTACTGGTTTCATTGATATTGTTGGTGTCAATTGCTGGTAGCTTAACGGCGTTTTTCAGTTATCACGAAACCAAAGAAGAAGTGGAAGAGTTATTTGATGCGGAGCTGGCTCAGATGGCGCGGATTCTTCAAAGCATGATGGCTCATTATCTGAACTCGCCGTATTTAGACTCTCAAACGAAAGAACAGTCTACTTCGATGTTGCAGTTTCAACCATACCTGAGCTTTGAAAAGGATAAAGCGTTAGAAGAGGCCCATGAACAACAGGAGTACGAAGAGAGCTTAACTACCAAAGGTCACAAATATGAGAAGAAGCTGGCGTTTCAGGTGTGGGGAGCCTCCCAGCAGACGTTGATTACTTCAGATCCTTCCACAGAATGGAACCCTGAAACCCTGCTGCCTGGGTACTGGGATATCACCGTGTCTAAACGCTTGTGGCGAATTTTTGTGTTAAAGGATGATCAATCCGGCCTGACTATTCTGGTGGGTCAACGACGTTCAATTCGTGATGGCATGGTGACGGAAATTGGGGTGAGCACTTTGATGATTCCTTTGGTACTTACTCCGTTATTAGCGATTTTAGTGTGGGTGCTAGTGGGATACGGATTAAAACCCGTTCGTGTGATTTCCAAGGAGTTAAAATATCGGGATTACTCCAACCTGAATGCCATCAGTCGCGAGGGTGTTCCGTCTGAATTAGTGATACTGGTGGATTCGATGAATGCGCTATTTCGACGAGTATTAAATTCAGCGACCCGGGAACAACAATTCACCGCAGATGCCGCTCATGAACTCAGGACGCCGTTGGCAGGGACAAAGATTCAATTACAAAATGCCTTAAGAGTGGCTGAGTCAGAAGACACAAAGAAGTTTATTCAACAATCCTTAAAAGGCATTGATCGATTAACCGGTATGGTCGAACAACTCTTGATGTTGAGTCGATTGGATCATCAGAAAACACTTCAGGACAAGCAGCCGCTTAACCTCACTTTGGTCTGCCAGGAGGTAATGAACGAGTACTCGAACGAAGCCGCTGACAAACATATTGTTTGGGACGTTCAATGTGATTCCGGTGTAAGTGTAGAGGGGAATCCGGGAGCTATTCGTATCTTATTTAAGAACTTAATTGAGAATGCCGTTCGTTATACCAATGATAACAGCACTATTACCGTTAAAGTGCAGGCTGAAAATGTTCAAATATTGGATCAGGGGCCGGGAATTCCTAATGAAGAACTTGATCGTGTTATGGAACGGTTTTATCGAGCGCACGATGTTCAGGGTATGGGGAGCGGTTTAGGCTTATCAATCTGCCAACAAGTCGCAGAAATGCACGGTATGCAGTTGTACCTAGCGAATCGTGATGATGGCATTCATGGTCTGTGTGCTACGGTCGCATGGGGTTCGGAAGCACTTTAG
- a CDS encoding SDR family oxidoreductase codes for MSYSGNSLAMSDMFVLLTGATGGIGEALAQALAQRGANLVLTGRNTSKLEQLKTCLKVRFPECQVTWIPADLRSETGISNLVAKIKESNLKINVLINNAGVSDFVEFESQSAEEIFKQLDLNLRSPILMTQKCLPHLKLHPRSMIVNVGSTFGSIGYPGYSLYCASKFGLRGFSEALSRELHDSSVDVVYVAPRATQTNINSATVDLLNQDLGNDVDSPELVAQQIVSAMERGRPQTFFGWPEKLFVLINAIFPNLVTQSISKQLHTIKKYLDVSGRA; via the coding sequence ATGTCGTATAGTGGAAACTCATTGGCGATGTCTGACATGTTTGTACTCTTGACCGGTGCGACGGGAGGCATTGGTGAGGCGTTAGCCCAGGCACTGGCGCAGCGTGGTGCAAACCTTGTATTAACAGGTCGCAATACCAGTAAACTTGAGCAGTTAAAGACCTGTCTTAAGGTACGTTTTCCTGAATGTCAGGTGACTTGGATTCCTGCAGATTTACGCTCTGAAACCGGTATTTCTAATTTGGTTGCCAAGATTAAAGAGAGCAACCTTAAGATTAATGTGTTGATTAACAATGCCGGGGTGTCTGACTTTGTTGAATTTGAAAGTCAGTCTGCTGAAGAAATCTTCAAACAATTGGACTTGAATCTTAGATCTCCAATTTTGATGACTCAAAAGTGTTTGCCGCATCTGAAACTGCATCCAAGAAGCATGATTGTGAATGTAGGATCGACCTTCGGTAGCATTGGCTATCCAGGCTACAGTTTGTATTGTGCATCGAAATTTGGTTTACGCGGCTTTTCTGAAGCCTTGTCCAGAGAACTGCATGATTCGAGTGTGGATGTTGTCTATGTAGCACCGAGAGCTACCCAAACAAATATCAACAGTGCCACGGTCGATTTGTTAAATCAGGATTTAGGCAACGACGTTGATTCTCCTGAGTTGGTCGCTCAGCAGATTGTGTCTGCAATGGAGCGGGGACGACCTCAAACTTTCTTTGGTTGGCCGGAAAAACTGTTTGTATTAATTAATGCCATTTTTCCAAATCTGGTTACCCAATCTATCTCTAAACAATTGCATACCATTAAAAAATATCTCGACGTGAGTGGGAGGGCATAA